From Oscillatoria sp. FACHB-1407, a single genomic window includes:
- a CDS encoding glycosyltransferase family 4 protein — translation MKLSQRRIWFLGTKTAASVAPKDPIRLSIITQFFPPDYAPTGQLIDELARLLSNQGMSVDVFTGQPGYAFQETTAPMNECVDKVNVRRSRTVRFWSRRIRGKTINGILFVLRALFHLFHIRQSHILLLTTAPPFLPLLGYFAKVWFKQRYICLLYDLYPDIAVQLGVIPEQHWVAKLWRRINKQVWRQAEAIIVLSSSMKDRVINHCPELADKVYVIHSWADPSWIVPLEKEANWFAQKHDLVDQFTVLYSGNMGRCHDLDTIMAAIEELRDEPIKFVFIGDGGRRQFCLDYVQQQNLTNVLFLPYQDKQILPYSLTACDLTLVSVDSKMEGLVAPSKLYSALASGRPIAAICDNRSYLSTLIKQAQCGATFENGNGVGLASFIRLLRGDRQLAEQMGQSGRHYLQTHFTPPIISRQYFDLMRQAVSVTRR, via the coding sequence ATGAAATTATCGCAACGAAGAATATGGTTTTTAGGAACAAAAACGGCAGCGAGTGTTGCTCCTAAAGATCCCATTCGTTTGTCAATTATCACTCAATTCTTCCCACCCGACTATGCCCCTACCGGGCAATTGATTGATGAACTGGCACGTCTGTTGAGTAATCAAGGAATGTCAGTTGATGTGTTCACAGGGCAACCAGGATACGCATTTCAAGAAACCACCGCTCCGATGAATGAGTGTGTTGACAAGGTCAACGTGCGGCGATCGCGGACTGTTCGCTTTTGGTCACGACGAATTCGCGGCAAGACCATCAACGGAATTCTATTTGTTTTACGTGCTCTATTTCATCTGTTTCACATTCGTCAAAGTCACATCTTATTGTTGACAACTGCACCCCCATTTCTACCGTTGTTAGGTTATTTCGCTAAGGTATGGTTCAAACAACGCTATATTTGTTTGCTCTATGATCTATATCCTGACATTGCTGTTCAACTGGGTGTCATCCCAGAACAGCATTGGGTAGCAAAACTATGGCGACGGATCAACAAACAGGTTTGGCGACAAGCAGAAGCCATTATCGTACTTAGCTCCAGTATGAAGGATCGTGTGATTAACCACTGTCCTGAATTAGCCGATAAGGTTTATGTGATTCACAGTTGGGCTGATCCGAGTTGGATTGTGCCCCTCGAAAAAGAAGCGAATTGGTTTGCGCAGAAACATGATCTGGTGGATCAATTTACCGTCCTCTATTCCGGCAATATGGGACGATGTCACGATCTTGACACCATCATGGCAGCGATCGAAGAGTTGCGCGATGAACCAATCAAATTTGTTTTTATTGGAGATGGTGGCAGACGGCAATTTTGTCTCGATTACGTGCAACAACAAAACCTCACCAACGTTTTATTTTTGCCTTATCAAGATAAGCAAATTCTGCCCTACTCACTGACCGCCTGCGATTTGACCCTGGTCAGTGTTGACTCCAAAATGGAGGGATTGGTCGCCCCCAGCAAATTGTATTCTGCTCTTGCCAGTGGACGACCGATCGCCGCTATTTGTGACAATCGCTCCTATCTCAGCACGTTGATTAAACAGGCTCAGTGTGGTGCCACTTTTGAAAATGGCAATGGAGTTGGGTTAGCAAGTTTCATTCGACTGCTCAGAGGCGATCGCCAACTCGCAGAACAGATGGGGCAATCCGGACGACACTATTTGCAAACACATTTCACCCCTCCGATCATTTCAAGGCAATACTTTGATCTCATGCGTCAGGCGGTTTCTGTGACCCGACGCTAA
- a CDS encoding YdcF family protein, translating into MPKRQLLPKLGFILVSISLILLVILLVLSGSIAINLAIAQSEFPHPQAILTLGGSPDREEFAAELAKNNPTLPVWVSTGSTRDKAQAIFEEAGIPLDRVNLDYRAVDTVTNFTSLVHDFQTQGIRHVYLITSDFHMRRARAIAFFVFGSRGIFTTPIAMSSKQPPETLLHVSRDIGRSLLWIATGRTGASFNPKLHNKVGMTHSDQKLHSS; encoded by the coding sequence ATGCCCAAAAGACAACTCCTTCCCAAACTAGGGTTTATTCTCGTTAGCATTAGCCTGATATTGCTGGTAATACTGTTGGTTTTGAGTGGTAGCATCGCAATTAATTTAGCGATTGCTCAATCTGAGTTTCCTCACCCTCAAGCGATTCTCACATTAGGTGGAAGTCCAGATAGAGAAGAATTTGCGGCTGAACTTGCTAAGAATAATCCCACCCTACCCGTTTGGGTTTCGACTGGCTCGACTCGTGACAAAGCTCAAGCAATCTTTGAGGAAGCAGGAATTCCTCTCGATCGCGTCAATCTCGATTATCGCGCCGTGGATACAGTGACCAACTTCACCTCACTGGTTCATGACTTTCAAACCCAGGGCATTCGCCACGTTTATTTGATTACATCTGACTTCCACATGCGTCGAGCCAGGGCGATCGCCTTCTTTGTCTTTGGTAGTCGCGGTATTTTCACCACCCCGATTGCGATGTCTTCCAAGCAACCTCCCGAAACGCTATTGCATGTCAGTCGAGATATTGGGCGATCGCTCTTGTGGATTGCAACGGGACGTACAGGAGCTAGCTTCAATCCCAAGTTACACAATAAAGTAGGAATGACTCACTCTGATCAGAAGTTACATTCCAGTTGA
- a CDS encoding glycosyltransferase gives MQNTSSTNVLFISPYISPTYGGTSKAILELISALGWSGATIDLITSNADVHDCLDVPLHTWVQQDAYRVCYFPCWHRNDFIVSQSLLAWLIKNVKQYDVVHTHTIFSPLISICHWICQVQSVPYVSSPHGMLEPWAMQYKTWKKKAYYSLIERSNVLRAAFIHSISSRELSNIAALCPDVTIQLMPNGINRADFSPLVSTDFFYQNYPHLQNQKIILFLGRIDPKKGLDLLASAFATVRQRISDVHLVIAGPDSIGFLETTKQYFADANCLDAVTFTGMLTGNLKYSALTAANLYVAPSYSEGFSMSVLEGMATGLPCVITTGCNFPEAAINRVAHVVDIDAHAIANALTECLLNPQEAGEMGDRARQFIFEHYTWEQSAQKLIQAYRQIIKHKPKASMVIV, from the coding sequence ATGCAAAATACATCATCCACCAACGTTTTATTTATTTCTCCTTACATTAGTCCTACCTACGGAGGTACATCCAAAGCAATCCTTGAATTGATATCTGCGCTAGGTTGGTCTGGGGCAACCATTGATTTAATTACCAGCAATGCTGATGTTCATGACTGCTTAGATGTTCCGTTACACACTTGGGTTCAGCAGGATGCCTACCGAGTTTGCTATTTTCCTTGCTGGCATAGAAATGATTTCATTGTGAGCCAAAGCTTATTAGCATGGTTAATAAAAAACGTGAAACAGTATGACGTAGTTCATACTCACACTATTTTTTCCCCTTTAATTTCAATCTGTCATTGGATTTGCCAAGTCCAAAGCGTTCCTTATGTCAGTTCCCCGCATGGAATGTTAGAACCTTGGGCGATGCAATACAAAACTTGGAAAAAGAAAGCTTATTACTCGCTAATTGAACGCTCAAATGTGTTGAGAGCAGCTTTTATCCATAGTATTTCAAGCAGGGAGTTGAGCAATATTGCTGCCCTATGCCCTGACGTAACGATTCAGTTAATGCCAAATGGAATTAACCGAGCCGATTTCTCTCCTCTGGTTTCCACAGATTTTTTTTACCAAAACTATCCTCACCTTCAAAATCAAAAAATCATTCTATTTCTAGGACGAATTGATCCTAAGAAGGGGCTAGATCTTTTAGCCTCCGCGTTTGCCACTGTTCGTCAGCGTATATCAGATGTTCATCTTGTTATTGCTGGACCTGACAGCATTGGCTTTTTAGAAACAACAAAACAATATTTTGCTGACGCTAATTGTCTTGATGCAGTCACCTTTACTGGAATGCTGACAGGAAACCTGAAGTATTCTGCCTTAACGGCTGCAAACCTTTATGTTGCGCCATCCTATTCTGAAGGGTTTAGCATGTCGGTGTTAGAAGGAATGGCAACAGGACTACCGTGTGTGATTACGACAGGGTGCAATTTTCCTGAAGCTGCAATTAACAGAGTTGCTCATGTTGTAGACATCGATGCTCATGCTATTGCCAATGCCTTAACAGAATGCCTACTTAACCCTCAAGAAGCAGGGGAAATGGGCGATCGCGCTCGTCAATTCATCTTTGAACACTATACATGGGAACAATCTGCTCAAAAATTAATTCAAGCCTACAGACAAATTATCAAACATAAGCCTAAAGCCAGTATGGTAATTGTTTGA
- a CDS encoding glycosyltransferase family 4 protein, translating to MNTIAIIHTQCGPYHLARAQALTSIYPGSVDLIQLTSQERQRQWVVDAYPIPITTIADGVLESLSSTHLINRLLDHLTKTLPTVLVVAGYSHPAMRAAIKWGKHRRVPVILLSDSQYCDRPRNLLLETIKGNWIRKHCDAAFVAGASASHYLETLGFPRHKIWRGYDVVDNHHFGQASQIILQHEADERQKLGLPKNYLLYVGRFAQEKNLLRLLEAFKLYQYQTRLPPWSLVLVGGGEQEVTLKVKANQLGLQNLIWSGFKQIDELPAYYSLASALILPSVSEPWGLVVNEAMACGLPILVSERCGCVLDLVFPGINGYVFNPLDTQSLVGAIVDLTMQSQDQRIQMGKHSRQIISNYTLESWAKALTDCAQAVSRKEFEHLVKLRTL from the coding sequence GTGAATACCATTGCTATTATTCACACTCAGTGTGGTCCTTATCATCTAGCTCGTGCTCAAGCATTAACTTCGATTTATCCGGGGTCTGTTGATCTCATTCAACTGACCTCTCAAGAACGGCAGCGTCAGTGGGTTGTTGATGCTTACCCAATACCTATCACGACAATCGCTGATGGGGTATTAGAATCATTGTCGTCAACTCATCTCATCAACCGATTACTCGATCACTTAACTAAAACTCTGCCAACCGTCCTCGTTGTAGCAGGCTATAGTCATCCGGCGATGCGAGCTGCCATTAAGTGGGGAAAGCATCGTCGAGTTCCTGTCATTCTTCTGTCTGACTCTCAATACTGCGATCGCCCTCGCAATCTACTATTAGAAACCATCAAAGGAAACTGGATTCGCAAACACTGTGATGCTGCTTTCGTGGCAGGTGCAAGTGCTTCTCACTATTTAGAAACTCTAGGGTTTCCAAGGCACAAAATATGGCGAGGATATGACGTGGTAGATAATCATCACTTCGGTCAAGCCTCCCAAATAATCCTGCAACATGAAGCAGACGAGCGACAAAAGTTAGGCTTACCGAAAAATTACCTCCTTTATGTCGGACGCTTTGCCCAAGAAAAAAATCTATTGCGACTATTAGAAGCCTTCAAACTCTACCAATATCAAACAAGATTACCTCCCTGGTCACTGGTCTTAGTAGGCGGTGGAGAACAGGAGGTAACTCTCAAAGTAAAAGCTAATCAGTTAGGATTGCAAAATCTTATTTGGTCTGGATTTAAGCAGATTGATGAGTTACCAGCTTACTATAGTTTAGCCTCTGCTCTGATTCTTCCCAGTGTGAGTGAACCGTGGGGGTTGGTGGTCAATGAAGCAATGGCTTGTGGTCTTCCAATCTTGGTATCTGAGCGTTGTGGTTGTGTCTTAGACTTAGTGTTTCCAGGTATCAATGGTTATGTCTTTAACCCATTGGATACTCAGAGTTTAGTGGGGGCGATCGTTGATTTAACTATGCAATCTCAAGATCAACGAATCCAAATGGGGAAGCATTCTCGACAAATCATCTCAAACTACACACTTGAGAGCTGGGCAAAAGCTTTGACAGACTGTGCACAGGCTGTCAGCAGAAAAGAGTTTGAGCATCTTGTTAAACTTAGGACTCTTTAA